The Paracoccus sediminicola genome has a segment encoding these proteins:
- a CDS encoding NAD(P)/FAD-dependent oxidoreductase, with product MRDSYDVVVVGGAVIGCAVAYYLTANPDFDGSVLVVERDPSFGRASTALSCSGIRTQFSNAVNVRISQYGAEVIRDFAEMAALGEDRPDLQFHQGGYLFLAASPEQERVLRENHEVQRRCGADVVLWNRDELAAAFPHLRVDDIRLASYGRSGEGWFDNTGMMAGFRAKARAQGADFVTDEVVAIGRGRGRVDSVTLASGATVRAGWVVNASGPRAALTARMAGLDLPVEPRKRTLFVFDCARSPEGSAAINQGRLPLMIDPSGVFCRPEGRYFLAGCRPDEDPVVDWDDFEPRHSEFEEKIWPMLAARSEGFEAIKVMNQWAGHYAYNTLDHNMILGAHPELGNFIFANGFSGHGLQQGPATGRGVSELVIYGGYRTLDLSEVGFERVLLSRPFLEKAII from the coding sequence ATGCGGGACAGCTATGATGTCGTGGTCGTCGGCGGCGCGGTCATCGGTTGTGCTGTCGCCTATTACCTGACCGCCAATCCCGATTTCGACGGGTCGGTGCTGGTGGTCGAACGCGACCCCAGCTTCGGCCGGGCCTCGACCGCGCTGTCCTGTTCGGGAATCCGCACGCAGTTTTCCAACGCGGTGAATGTTCGGATCAGCCAATATGGCGCCGAGGTGATCCGCGACTTCGCCGAGATGGCCGCGCTGGGCGAGGACCGGCCCGACCTTCAGTTCCATCAAGGCGGCTATCTGTTCCTCGCCGCCTCGCCGGAACAGGAACGGGTCCTGCGCGAAAATCATGAGGTGCAGCGGCGCTGCGGTGCCGATGTGGTGCTGTGGAACCGTGACGAGCTGGCCGCGGCTTTCCCGCATCTGCGCGTGGACGATATCCGCCTGGCGTCCTATGGCCGCTCCGGCGAGGGCTGGTTCGACAATACCGGCATGATGGCCGGATTTCGCGCCAAAGCCCGCGCGCAGGGGGCGGATTTCGTCACCGATGAGGTGGTGGCGATCGGGCGGGGCAGGGGCCGTGTCGACAGCGTCACGCTTGCCTCCGGCGCGACGGTTCGGGCGGGATGGGTCGTCAATGCCTCGGGTCCGCGCGCCGCGCTGACGGCGCGGATGGCCGGGCTGGATCTGCCGGTCGAGCCGCGCAAGCGAACGCTCTTCGTCTTTGACTGCGCGCGCTCGCCCGAAGGCTCGGCGGCGATCAATCAGGGCCGGCTGCCGCTGATGATCGACCCTTCCGGCGTGTTCTGCCGCCCCGAGGGACGCTATTTCCTGGCCGGTTGCCGCCCGGATGAGGATCCGGTGGTGGACTGGGACGATTTCGAGCCACGGCATTCGGAGTTCGAAGAGAAGATCTGGCCGATGCTCGCCGCCCGCTCCGAGGGATTCGAGGCGATCAAGGTGATGAACCAGTGGGCCGGGCACTATGCGTATAATACGCTGGATCACAACATGATCCTCGGCGCCCATCCCGAGCTTGGGAACTTCATCTTCGCCAACGGTTTTTCCGGGCACGGGCTGCAACAGGGACCGGCCACGGGGCGCGGCGTGTCCGAGCTGGTGATCTATGGCGGATACCGGACGCTTGACCTTTCCGAGGTGGGATTCGAACGTGTGCTCCTGTCGCGCCCTTTCCTGGAAAAGGCGATCATCTGA
- a CDS encoding LysR substrate-binding domain-containing protein, with protein sequence MNGRAPRLPPLNALRAFWAVMRRGSFRAAADELLVTPQAISQQIRLLEETLNLRLFTRRGRAIEPTEEAQILSRFVAAGFDEFSEGIRRVTQTAQRSRININVSPYFATRFLLERLESFRRQMPGADLRLTTMVELPDFDRDDIDVAIQWGFGDWAGLDAQLLVRDPKIICCAPDLAPELTGPEDLSAQTLLHPVRALSLWDRVFAHLGLDSDGITGALQLQDAATMRRATISGMGVGLISRRDAAEDLAAGRLVAPLGADVLAGMAPKDVPGFYLLLPRAHRRIEIIRRFCDWISAENWDALI encoded by the coding sequence ATGAACGGGCGCGCGCCGCGCCTGCCGCCGCTGAACGCGCTGCGGGCCTTCTGGGCGGTCATGCGGCGCGGCAGCTTCCGCGCCGCCGCCGACGAGCTTTTGGTCACACCTCAGGCGATCAGCCAGCAGATCCGACTGCTGGAGGAAACGCTCAATCTGCGTCTCTTCACCCGGCGTGGGCGCGCGATCGAGCCGACCGAGGAGGCACAGATCCTGTCGCGTTTCGTCGCCGCCGGATTTGACGAGTTCTCCGAAGGCATTCGCCGCGTCACGCAGACCGCGCAGCGCAGCCGGATCAACATCAATGTCAGCCCTTATTTCGCGACACGCTTCCTGCTCGAACGGCTGGAATCTTTCCGCCGCCAGATGCCCGGCGCCGATCTGCGGCTGACCACGATGGTCGAACTGCCCGATTTCGACCGCGACGACATCGACGTGGCGATCCAATGGGGGTTCGGCGACTGGGCCGGGCTCGACGCGCAATTGCTGGTCCGCGATCCCAAGATCATCTGTTGCGCGCCGGATCTCGCCCCGGAGCTGACCGGCCCCGAGGATCTTTCCGCCCAGACCCTCCTGCACCCGGTGCGCGCCCTCAGCCTCTGGGATCGGGTTTTCGCGCATCTCGGGCTGGACAGCGACGGGATCACCGGCGCGCTCCAGTTGCAGGATGCGGCAACCATGCGCCGCGCGACCATATCGGGCATGGGGGTCGGGCTGATCTCGCGTCGCGACGCAGCGGAGGATTTGGCGGCGGGCCGTCTGGTGGCACCTCTGGGTGCGGATGTGCTGGCCGGGATGGCGCCCAAGGATGTGCCGGGCTTCTATCTGCTGCTGCCGCGCGCGCATCGGCGTATCGAGATCATTCGCCGCTTCTGCGACTGGATCAGCGCAGAGAACTGGGATGCGCTCATCTGA
- a CDS encoding phosphatase PAP2 family protein has protein sequence MSASGGFGGFGGFGGFGGFGGFGGFGGFGGFTGLGGFLGQGDTGAYDPATTMGLLTTSEALNHLAGADPAPQGQDLPANDPGNLARWAVWVRGSLYVAEFLKGLDWGMDGGGPVTLSFDGAEMFRVQRPSSALLVDQCRHVRDYAALREERGTEITSQLGFPTPYFAMLLGLHSGQHGRSFELITATQVMAAHVAMVVKHALAVRRPDQIDGRIAPMIPTPGHGSFPSAHATEAYAVATVLESLVGAWGSLGDAGPRLRMLYGLAERVAVNRTVAGVHYPIDSWAGAALGVAVGRAVLGRCGQDMPIRPARYEPVDADFFDHDFHDEQAAARAGLSRAATGSRAGAGQCFSWLWASACKERQGSGGAVS, from the coding sequence ATGTCGGCTTCAGGCGGGTTCGGAGGGTTCGGCGGCTTCGGAGGATTTGGCGGGTTCGGAGGATTTGGCGGCTTCGGGGGCTTCGGCGGCTTTACAGGGCTCGGCGGGTTTCTGGGGCAGGGTGACACCGGCGCCTATGATCCTGCGACGACAATGGGTTTGCTGACCACATCCGAGGCGCTGAACCATCTGGCCGGGGCTGATCCCGCACCGCAGGGCCAAGACCTGCCCGCCAATGATCCCGGCAATCTCGCGCGTTGGGCGGTCTGGGTGCGCGGATCGCTTTACGTCGCCGAATTCTTGAAGGGGCTCGACTGGGGCATGGATGGCGGCGGCCCAGTCACGCTGTCCTTCGACGGGGCAGAGATGTTTCGCGTGCAGCGGCCTTCCTCCGCGCTGTTGGTCGATCAGTGCCGCCATGTGCGCGACTATGCCGCCTTGCGCGAAGAGCGGGGGACCGAAATCACCTCGCAGCTCGGCTTTCCGACCCCTTATTTTGCGATGCTGCTGGGTTTGCATAGCGGCCAGCACGGGCGCAGCTTCGAACTGATTACCGCAACGCAGGTCATGGCCGCCCATGTTGCGATGGTGGTGAAACACGCGCTTGCCGTGCGCCGCCCCGACCAGATCGACGGGCGCATCGCGCCGATGATCCCGACACCGGGTCACGGCAGCTTTCCGTCGGCCCATGCGACCGAGGCTTACGCAGTGGCCACCGTGCTGGAGTCTCTGGTCGGCGCGTGGGGCTCGCTGGGCGATGCGGGGCCGCGTCTGCGGATGCTTTACGGGCTGGCTGAGCGTGTGGCGGTCAATCGCACGGTCGCCGGGGTGCATTATCCGATCGACAGCTGGGCCGGCGCCGCGCTGGGCGTCGCGGTGGGCCGCGCCGTGCTTGGGCGCTGCGGGCAGGACATGCCGATCCGCCCGGCCCGCTACGAGCCCGTCGATGCCGATTTCTTCGATCACGATTTCCACGACGAGCAAGCCGCCGCCCGCGCCGGTCTCAGCCGCGCAGCGACCGGATCACGGGCCGGGGCGGGACAGTGTTTCTCCTGGCTATGGGCGAGCGCCTGCAAGGAGCGGCAGGGAAGCGGCGGGGCGGTGTCATGA
- a CDS encoding methyl-accepting chemotaxis protein: MTESKKIDDHDRVKALSLAQAMIEFTPDGTIVDANDNFLQLMGYRRDEIIGKHHRKFATPDFATSLEYADFWRQLGSGAAFTGEFERVTRGGQTVWINGSYVPLVDQDGKVTAVLKMANDITEKKAAVASIIDGLRRLADGKLNHRLEGEMPTEFREVRDSFNRTVENFSIMVNDIRERAALIHKETSQIAQGADDLARRGESQAASLEQTAAAVEQISGNTSMTSNAAQDMNNAAQDAEKVVKRGNDVVADAVAAIERIEQHTKSMGEFTSVIENFAFQTNLLSINAAVEAARAGEVGRGFAVVAQEVRNLAQQSGKASQSIAELIGKSEAEVQSGANLVRETGSALTDIQNAVRGVVDNIAGIAHATAEQSTGVQEVSSALSHLDSVNQANLSMSESYASAATSLSAQVNDLTRLLEKFETSPTATGLSAAIRNVA; the protein is encoded by the coding sequence ATGACCGAATCGAAGAAGATCGACGACCATGACCGCGTCAAGGCGCTGAGCCTTGCGCAAGCCATGATCGAATTCACCCCTGACGGCACGATTGTCGATGCCAATGACAATTTCCTGCAACTCATGGGCTATCGCCGTGACGAAATCATCGGCAAGCACCACCGGAAATTCGCGACGCCCGATTTCGCGACCAGTCTGGAATATGCCGATTTCTGGCGGCAGCTTGGCTCGGGAGCGGCTTTTACCGGCGAATTCGAGCGGGTGACGCGCGGCGGGCAAACCGTCTGGATCAACGGCAGCTATGTGCCACTGGTCGACCAGGACGGGAAAGTGACGGCAGTTCTCAAGATGGCCAATGACATCACCGAGAAAAAGGCCGCGGTCGCCAGCATCATCGACGGGTTGCGCAGGCTTGCGGATGGAAAGCTGAACCATAGGCTCGAGGGCGAGATGCCAACCGAGTTCCGCGAGGTTCGCGACAGCTTCAACCGCACGGTCGAGAATTTCTCGATCATGGTGAACGACATCCGCGAACGCGCCGCGCTGATCCACAAGGAAACCTCGCAGATCGCACAGGGCGCCGACGATCTGGCCCGTCGCGGCGAAAGCCAGGCTGCCTCGCTGGAACAGACCGCGGCCGCGGTCGAACAGATCTCGGGCAACACCTCGATGACCAGCAACGCGGCGCAGGATATGAACAACGCTGCCCAGGATGCCGAGAAGGTGGTCAAGCGCGGCAATGACGTCGTCGCCGACGCGGTCGCCGCCATCGAACGCATCGAGCAGCACACCAAAAGCATGGGCGAATTCACCAGCGTGATCGAGAATTTCGCCTTCCAGACAAACCTGCTCTCGATCAACGCCGCCGTCGAAGCGGCCCGCGCGGGAGAGGTCGGGCGCGGCTTTGCCGTTGTCGCGCAAGAGGTTCGCAATCTCGCCCAGCAATCGGGCAAGGCTTCGCAAAGCATCGCCGAGCTGATCGGCAAGAGCGAAGCCGAAGTGCAGTCCGGTGCCAATCTGGTCCGTGAAACCGGCAGCGCGCTGACCGATATCCAGAACGCCGTGCGTGGCGTGGTCGACAATATCGCCGGCATCGCCCACGCCACTGCCGAACAGTCTACCGGCGTGCAAGAGGTCTCGTCTGCGCTCTCGCATCTGGACAGCGTGAACCAGGCGAACCTGTCCATGTCGGAAAGCTATGCTTCGGCGGCGACATCGCTCTCGGCACAGGTGAATGACCTGACCCGGCTGCTCGAGAAATTCGAGACAAGCCCGACTGCCACGGGGCTTTCTGCCGCCATCCGCAACGTGGCCTGA
- a CDS encoding TIGR00282 family metallophosphoesterase, whose protein sequence is MRILFLGDVMGRAGRAAVAERLAGLKADLRADFCVVNGENASGGMGLTGGHAQLFLEAGADVVTLGDHAFDQRDMLGFIEKEPRVLRPLNFAKDAPGRGAGVFEASRGRKVLVAQVLGNVFMKRAYDDPFSALDTVLRAHAMGPMAGVQAVLVDFHAEATSEKMAAGHFCDGRASLVVGTHTHVPTGDAQIMSRGTGYLTDAGMCGDYDSVIGMDKSEPLRRFVTGMNRERFSPAMGDVTLSGVLVETDDRTGLAREIWPVRLGGRLQHSLPA, encoded by the coding sequence ATGCGGATTCTGTTTCTGGGCGATGTGATGGGCCGGGCCGGACGTGCTGCGGTCGCCGAGCGGCTGGCGGGGCTGAAGGCCGATCTGCGCGCGGATTTCTGCGTGGTCAATGGCGAGAACGCCTCGGGCGGGATGGGGCTGACCGGGGGTCACGCACAGCTTTTCCTGGAGGCGGGGGCGGATGTTGTGACGCTGGGCGACCACGCTTTCGATCAGCGTGACATGCTGGGTTTCATCGAGAAAGAGCCGCGCGTGCTTCGTCCGCTGAACTTCGCCAAGGATGCGCCGGGGCGCGGCGCCGGCGTGTTCGAGGCGTCGCGCGGACGCAAGGTGCTGGTCGCGCAGGTGCTTGGGAATGTGTTCATGAAACGCGCCTATGACGACCCTTTTTCGGCGCTGGATACAGTGCTGCGCGCGCATGCGATGGGTCCGATGGCCGGGGTGCAGGCGGTGCTGGTCGATTTTCACGCCGAAGCCACCTCGGAAAAAATGGCCGCCGGCCATTTCTGCGACGGGCGGGCCAGCCTCGTCGTCGGAACGCATACCCATGTGCCCACCGGAGACGCGCAGATAATGTCGCGCGGGACCGGGTATCTGACCGATGCCGGGATGTGCGGCGATTACGACAGCGTCATCGGCATGGACAAGTCCGAACCGCTGCGCCGCTTCGTCACCGGCATGAACCGTGAACGCTTCAGCCCCGCCATGGGCGATGTCACGCTGAGCGGTGTGCTGGTCGAGACAGACGACCGCACGGGGCTTGCCCGCGAGATCTGGCCGGTTCGGCTGGGCGGGCGGCTGCAACACAGCCTGCCCGCCTGA
- a CDS encoding SLC13 family permease — protein MFGFELSETASAISTIFIIVGMLTLFVRETYPPEVTAILGATVLLALGILPTDRMADILANPAPWTIAFMFIIVGGLVRTGALDWIGQHAARHAKSRPFLTLAGLSATVLAMSAFVNNTPLVVVMMPIFIQLARELEQAPSKLLMPLSYLSILGGTVTMIGTSTNLLVDGVARQAGQPAFGIFEITPVGLAMAIVGLCYLLFVAPRLLPERSSMSSLVSTRSKMKFFTEVAIPEGSTLVGRKLEEIDIFTRENARVIDVLRGDASLRRDLAAVTLEAGDRVVLRTPMSEVLGLQGNKDLRMVDKLSSVQTSTVEVLITPGCHMVGRSLGSMRLRRRYGVYVLAAHRKNQNIGRQLDDLVVRVGDTLLLEGAPADIQRLSSDMEMVEVTAPSDRAFRRKHAPIVVAVLAGVVILSALEIAPILLLAFIGVAVVLGTRCIDADEALSFVDGRLLALIFAMLAVGVGLDSSGAVELIVSWVAPLLSSLPSWALVLAVYLLAMALTETVTNNAVAVIVTPVAISLAGSLGVDPRPLIIAVMMGASASFATPIGYQTNTLVYGPGGYRFTDFIRVGLPLNLLMALTASLTIPIFWPL, from the coding sequence ATGTTCGGCTTCGAACTCTCCGAAACCGCCTCTGCCATTTCCACGATCTTCATCATCGTCGGAATGCTGACGCTTTTCGTTCGTGAGACCTACCCCCCAGAGGTGACGGCGATCCTCGGCGCGACCGTCCTGCTGGCGCTGGGAATCCTGCCAACGGACCGGATGGCGGATATCCTCGCCAATCCGGCACCCTGGACCATCGCTTTCATGTTCATCATCGTCGGCGGGCTGGTGCGCACCGGCGCGCTTGACTGGATCGGTCAGCACGCCGCGCGCCACGCGAAAAGCCGGCCCTTCCTGACCCTGGCCGGGCTGTCTGCGACGGTGCTGGCAATGTCGGCTTTCGTGAACAACACACCGCTCGTCGTGGTGATGATGCCGATCTTCATCCAGCTCGCACGCGAGCTGGAACAGGCGCCGTCGAAGCTGCTCATGCCGCTGTCCTATCTGTCGATCCTCGGCGGGACGGTAACCATGATCGGCACCTCGACCAACCTGCTGGTCGACGGTGTGGCACGGCAGGCGGGACAGCCCGCTTTCGGGATTTTCGAGATCACCCCGGTCGGCCTGGCGATGGCCATTGTCGGGCTGTGCTATCTGCTTTTCGTGGCCCCGCGCCTGCTGCCCGAGCGCAGCTCGATGTCGTCGCTGGTCTCGACCCGCTCAAAGATGAAATTCTTCACCGAGGTCGCCATCCCCGAGGGCAGCACGCTGGTCGGGCGCAAGCTTGAAGAGATCGACATCTTCACCCGAGAGAACGCCCGCGTCATCGACGTGCTGCGCGGAGACGCCTCGCTGCGCCGCGACCTGGCCGCGGTGACGCTGGAAGCCGGCGATCGGGTGGTGTTGCGCACGCCCATGTCAGAGGTTCTGGGCCTGCAGGGCAACAAGGATCTGCGCATGGTCGACAAGCTGAGCTCGGTCCAGACCTCGACCGTCGAGGTGCTGATCACGCCAGGCTGTCACATGGTCGGGCGTTCGCTGGGCTCTATGCGGCTCCGGCGCCGATATGGCGTCTATGTGCTGGCCGCACATCGCAAGAACCAGAATATCGGCCGGCAGCTCGATGATCTGGTGGTGCGTGTCGGAGACACGCTGCTGCTAGAGGGTGCGCCCGCCGATATTCAGCGCCTGTCCTCGGATATGGAGATGGTCGAGGTCACCGCCCCGTCGGATCGCGCTTTCCGCCGCAAGCACGCTCCGATCGTGGTGGCGGTGCTGGCCGGGGTGGTGATCCTCTCGGCGCTGGAAATCGCACCGATCCTGCTGCTGGCGTTCATCGGCGTGGCCGTCGTTCTCGGCACGCGCTGCATCGATGCCGATGAGGCGCTGAGCTTTGTCGACGGGCGGCTTCTGGCGCTGATCTTTGCCATGCTCGCCGTCGGGGTGGGGCTGGACAGTTCTGGCGCGGTCGAGCTGATCGTGTCCTGGGTCGCGCCGCTTCTGTCGAGCCTGCCGAGCTGGGCGCTCGTGCTTGCCGTGTATCTGCTGGCGATGGCACTGACCGAGACGGTCACCAATAACGCGGTGGCGGTGATCGTCACCCCGGTGGCGATCAGCCTGGCAGGGTCGTTGGGTGTCGATCCGCGACCGCTCATCATCGCGGTGATGATGGGCGCTTCGGCCAGTTTCGCCACCCCCATCGGCTATCAGACCAACACGCTGGTCTATGGCCCGGGCGGCTATCGGTTCACCGACTTCATCCGTGTCGGCCTGCCGCTCAATTTGCTCATGGCGTTGACGGCTTCGCTGACCATCCCCATCTTCTGGCCCCTGTAG
- a CDS encoding SLC13 family permease, which produces MTFPQITLFSIFGAVMVLMFIGKWRHDLVAFAGLMAGVILGVVPGDQAFSGFGHPATMVVALILIATAGLMRSGAVAALTRLVVAENRPVSLHIAIMSGIGGFLSGFMNNIAALAILMPIDMQVARRAGRAVGLTLMPLAFATILGGMLTLIGTPPNLIVSGFRQDVLGEPYRMFQFMPVGGAVALAGIAFIALIGWRLIPLRADASAESSQRLRHRRYQVELVVTEESSLAGHSLAELEEAAAKVEIRITGLSQHHHAVELDDKTTLLAAGDVITMRAPAEVLDEFRSGQKLAYPDGRSEARARPRRDEHETLVECLVPVGASIVGKTVQSVGLINRHDTVLMGLRRRGRIISASLRNAPIEAGDLMLLLVPDSQLEIVTDTLGVLPLEGGGRMVMREWQMALTLGLFIGAVLLTSLGLVTMPIALGCVVVAYVLFGVLSINEIYDHIDWSVVVLLGSMIPLGLALDETGGTALIAGGLASLTAGFPAWVALALLMITTMFMSDILNNNATTIIAAPVGIRLAEQLGVNPDAFLMGVAVSAACAFLTPIGHQNNTLIMGPGDYRFGDYWRMGLPLEIIVMLVSVPMLLIVWPL; this is translated from the coding sequence ATGACCTTCCCGCAGATCACGCTGTTCTCGATTTTCGGCGCCGTCATGGTGCTGATGTTTATCGGCAAGTGGCGTCATGACCTCGTCGCCTTTGCCGGGCTGATGGCCGGGGTGATTCTGGGCGTCGTGCCCGGAGATCAGGCCTTCAGCGGCTTCGGGCACCCGGCCACGATGGTCGTCGCGCTGATCCTGATCGCCACGGCGGGGCTGATGCGGTCGGGCGCGGTGGCGGCTCTGACCCGGCTGGTTGTGGCCGAGAACCGCCCGGTCAGCCTGCATATCGCGATCATGTCGGGGATTGGCGGGTTCCTGTCGGGCTTCATGAACAATATCGCCGCGCTGGCAATCCTGATGCCCATCGACATGCAGGTGGCGCGGCGCGCCGGACGGGCGGTCGGACTGACGCTGATGCCGCTTGCCTTTGCAACCATTCTCGGCGGCATGCTGACGCTGATCGGCACGCCACCCAATCTGATCGTGTCGGGCTTCCGCCAGGACGTGCTGGGCGAGCCTTATCGCATGTTCCAGTTCATGCCCGTCGGCGGCGCGGTGGCCCTGGCCGGGATCGCCTTCATCGCGCTGATCGGCTGGCGCCTGATCCCCCTGCGCGCCGATGCCAGCGCCGAGAGCAGCCAGCGGCTGCGTCATCGCCGCTATCAGGTCGAGCTGGTCGTCACGGAGGAAAGCAGCCTCGCGGGGCACAGCCTTGCCGAGCTGGAAGAGGCCGCCGCCAAGGTCGAGATCCGGATCACCGGGCTGAGCCAGCATCATCACGCGGTCGAACTCGACGACAAGACGACCCTGCTCGCCGCCGGTGACGTCATCACCATGCGCGCCCCGGCCGAGGTGCTGGACGAATTCCGCTCGGGCCAGAAACTCGCCTATCCCGACGGCCGGTCCGAGGCGCGCGCCCGTCCGCGCCGGGACGAGCATGAGACGCTGGTCGAATGTCTCGTGCCGGTCGGCGCCAGCATCGTTGGCAAGACCGTGCAAAGCGTCGGGCTCATAAACCGTCACGACACCGTTTTGATGGGGCTGCGTCGGCGCGGGCGGATCATCTCGGCAAGCCTGCGCAACGCGCCGATCGAGGCCGGGGATCTGATGCTGCTGCTTGTCCCGGACAGCCAGCTGGAGATCGTGACCGACACGCTCGGCGTGCTGCCGCTTGAGGGCGGCGGGCGCATGGTGATGCGCGAATGGCAGATGGCGCTGACGCTCGGGCTGTTTATCGGTGCCGTGCTTCTGACCAGTCTCGGGCTGGTAACGATGCCCATCGCGCTCGGCTGCGTCGTGGTCGCCTATGTGCTGTTCGGGGTGCTGTCGATCAACGAGATCTACGACCATATCGACTGGTCGGTGGTCGTGCTTCTGGGGTCGATGATCCCGCTCGGGCTGGCTCTGGACGAAACCGGGGGAACGGCGCTGATCGCGGGCGGGCTGGCAAGCCTCACCGCCGGCTTTCCGGCCTGGGTGGCGCTGGCGCTCTTGATGATCACCACGATGTTCATGTCGGATATCCTGAACAATAACGCCACCACGATCATCGCCGCCCCGGTCGGGATCCGTCTGGCCGAACAGCTCGGCGTGAACCCGGACGCCTTCCTGATGGGCGTTGCCGTGTCCGCCGCCTGCGCTTTCCTGACGCCCATCGGGCATCAGAACAACACGCTCATCATGGGGCCGGGCGATTACCGCTTCGGAGATTACTGGCGGATGGGGCTGCCGCTCGAAATCATCGTGATGCTCGTCTCGGTGCCGATGCTGCTGATCGTCTGGCCGCTGTGA
- a CDS encoding YebC/PmpR family DNA-binding transcriptional regulator — protein sequence MAGHSKWANIQHRKGRQDAIRSKLFSKLAKEITVAAKMGDPDPEKNPRLRLAVKEAKSNSVPKDVIDRAIKKSQGGDAENYDEIRYEGYGPNGVAIIVEAMTDNRNRTASNVRSTFSKNGGDLGQSGSVSFMFDRVGEIKYSAEAGDADTVMMAAIEAGADDVESDEEGHWIYCADTDLNDVSTALEAALGESETAKLIWKPQAPTEVTDMETAQKLMKLIETLEDDDDVQNVTGNFDLSDEIAAQL from the coding sequence ATGGCAGGCCATTCAAAATGGGCGAATATCCAGCACCGCAAGGGTCGCCAGGACGCCATCCGCTCGAAACTGTTTTCCAAGCTGGCGAAGGAAATCACCGTCGCCGCGAAGATGGGCGATCCCGATCCCGAAAAGAACCCGCGGCTGCGGCTGGCGGTGAAAGAGGCCAAGTCGAACTCGGTCCCCAAGGATGTGATCGACCGCGCCATCAAGAAATCCCAGGGCGGCGACGCCGAGAATTACGATGAAATCCGCTACGAAGGCTATGGCCCGAACGGCGTCGCCATCATCGTCGAGGCGATGACCGACAACCGCAACCGCACCGCCTCCAATGTGCGCTCGACCTTCAGCAAGAATGGCGGCGATCTGGGCCAGAGCGGCAGCGTCAGCTTCATGTTCGACCGGGTGGGTGAGATCAAGTATTCCGCCGAGGCAGGCGATGCCGACACGGTGATGATGGCCGCGATCGAGGCCGGGGCCGATGATGTCGAATCCGACGAGGAAGGCCACTGGATCTATTGCGCCGACACCGATCTGAATGATGTCTCGACCGCACTTGAAGCAGCACTGGGCGAATCCGAGACCGCCAAGCTGATCTGGAAGCCGCAGGCGCCGACCGAGGTCACCGACATGGAGACCGCGCAGAAGCTGATGAAGCTGATTGAGACGCTGGAAGACGATGACGACGTGCAGAACGTCACCGGCAATTTCGACCTCTCGGACGAGATCGCCGCGCAGCTCTGA
- a CDS encoding LysR family transcriptional regulator ArgP, protein MIDYPALAALAEVTRRGSFEAAAHALGITQPAVSQRIKTLEARVGQVLLDRGPPITPTSAGQRLVAHLDQVRLLETGLGDGIGGASKQAVLRIAVNADSLATWAVAALPEAPGLLDLVIDDQDHAETWLRSGQVSAAITAQRGPVAGCDSHGLGAMDYIAVATPEFFARHFREGVTPDTLRRAPAITFNSKDGLQDLWVRRHIGGRIALPTHLIPSSEAFAQAARLGMGWGMNPETLIRDDLRAGRLIPLLPDAALPVALYWQVARIMAPSLSPLTQAIRRKAAAALRPLPR, encoded by the coding sequence ATGATCGACTATCCTGCCCTTGCCGCACTGGCCGAAGTCACGCGGCGCGGTTCCTTCGAGGCCGCCGCCCACGCGCTCGGCATCACCCAGCCGGCGGTGTCGCAGCGTATCAAGACGCTCGAGGCAAGGGTCGGTCAGGTTCTGCTGGATCGCGGACCTCCGATCACTCCGACTTCCGCGGGGCAGCGGCTGGTGGCGCATCTCGATCAGGTGCGACTGCTGGAAACCGGGCTTGGTGACGGCATTGGCGGGGCCAGCAAGCAGGCGGTTCTGCGCATCGCCGTCAATGCGGACAGCCTGGCGACATGGGCCGTCGCAGCACTGCCCGAGGCGCCGGGCCTGCTCGATCTGGTGATCGACGATCAGGATCATGCCGAAACCTGGCTGCGCTCCGGTCAGGTGAGCGCGGCCATCACCGCGCAGCGCGGCCCGGTCGCCGGCTGCGACAGCCATGGGCTGGGCGCGATGGATTATATCGCCGTTGCCACGCCAGAGTTTTTCGCACGGCATTTCAGAGAGGGTGTCACGCCCGACACGCTGCGGCGCGCACCGGCGATCACGTTCAACAGCAAGGATGGATTGCAGGATTTATGGGTTCGGCGGCATATCGGCGGCAGGATCGCGCTGCCGACCCATCTGATACCGAGTTCCGAGGCCTTCGCACAGGCGGCGAGATTGGGCATGGGCTGGGGAATGAACCCCGAAACCCTCATCCGCGACGATCTGCGCGCCGGGCGGCTGATCCCGCTTCTGCCAGATGCGGCGCTGCCTGTCGCGCTTTACTGGCAGGTGGCGCGGATCATGGCGCCGTCGCTGTCCCCGCTGACCCAGGCGATCCGGCGAAAGGCGGCGGCGGCGCTGCGGCCGCTGCCGCGCTGA